A window from Pleuronectes platessa chromosome 6, fPlePla1.1, whole genome shotgun sequence encodes these proteins:
- the hdac6 gene encoding histone deacetylase 6 isoform X1 has translation MSSGGSEMKSEPDPPGSGSKSARRSPRLSPQNEGKETRRGGESLKEMKRRGKMDRSRDQTEDELNNRLQTLNLSSRSSVSGTGLVYSDIFTHHQNLWEPSHVESPHRVTSIMKELETQELLSHCIRVEPREATEDELLLAHMKPYVDMIKSTQTMSESELHTLSEKYDSVYLHPESFKVCASAVGSVLQLVDQVMTSELRNGFAVIRPPGHHAQANEPNGFCVFNSVAIAARYAQVKHSASRVLIVDWDVHHGQGIQYLFQEDPSVLYFSVHRHEQGSFWPHLAESDGGFVGSGRAEGLTMNLAWDKTGMTDADYITAFQQLLLPVAHEFQPQLVLVSAGFDAAVGDPKGEMCVAPQCFHVLTHLLMSLAEGRLVLALEGGYNLQLTAEGVAACVRALLGGACPSLTPPSAISDSALQSLSRTVSAQYPHWASLQVLGGVSLAEGSVIRAMTDEQSREGPSSAPSVVTTTGLVYDERMMEHLNMWDRHHPEQPQRIAKIFSKHQQLGLVERCQRIPARLATEEELTMCHSKQHVKLIKSSSGMKSRDLHKLGEEFNSIFFNNQSFHSAQLAAGGCFNAVERILRGEVSNGVAIVRPPGHHAERDSPCGFCFFNTAALAARHAQKISHHAPLRVLILDWDVHHGNGTQHMFEDDDSVLYISLHRYDNGIFFPSSEDAAPNRVGVAKGAGFNVNVAWSGGRMGDADYLAAFHHIVMPIATEFNPGLVLVSAGFDAARGDPLGGYHVTPEGYAHLTHLLMSLAGGRVLLILEGGYNLSSISESMALCTSMLLGDPPPPLVTPLPPPHRCAVATISEVIRHHAPYWRSLRINIPESVRASLPSPKHHGKRSSKGKGRKSEQSGTDRPPLPPAGAKDLMAEQSLDQLTQGLASLDLSHTSVSHTPATSTPVGGARSKVRPSPEVTCEGEVKAESTSVAVCEQNQSADSTLPQTQIVVGDEAAGRAGAELEAAGACGWSKPQICVELTCGGGTDESSLYVVDPLPWCPHLDSVKPLPSSGINIFMPCQDCGSEAENWICLTCYQVLCGRYVNEHMVTHGVVSEHPLVLSFSDLSVWCYRCESYVHNQVLFEAKNAAHCAKFGEEIPPWS, from the exons ATGTcctcag GTGGATCAGAGATGAAGTCCGAACCGGATCCTCCAGGATCTGGATCTAAGTCAGCCAGAAGATCTCCTCGTCTGTCCCCTCAG AATGAAGGAAAggagacaagaagaggaggagagagtctcaaggagatgaagaggagaggaaagatgGACCGAAGCAGAGATCAGACGGAGGACGAGCTAAACAACAGACTGCAGACactg aaccTGTCCAGCAGATCTTCAGTCAGTGGTACTGGTCTTGTTTACTCTGACATCTTCACTCATCATCAGAACCTGTGGGAACCAAG tCATGTAGAGAGTCCACACAGAGTGACGTCCAtcatgaaggagctggagacacAAGAGCTGCTGTCTCACTGCATCAGAGTGGAG CCCAGAGAAGCCACAGAGGACGAGCTGCTTCTCGCTCACAT GAAACCTTATGTGGACATGATAAAATCGACTCAGACGATGTCAGAGAGTGAACTACACACTCTGTCTGAGAAATACGACTCTGTTTACCTGCATCct gagtcCTTCAAGGTGTGTGCGTCGGCGGTGGGTTCGGTGCTGCAGCTGGTGGATCAGGTGATGACCTCTGAACTCAGGAATGGATTCGCTGTCATCAG GCCTCCAGGTCATCACGCTCAGGCCAACGAGCCGAACGGATTCTGTGTTTTCAACAGCGTCGCCATCGCTGCTCGCTACGCTCAGGTCAAACACTCAgccagcag agtgtTGATAGTGGACTGGGATGTGCATCATGGCCAGGGGATCCAGTACCTGTTTCAGGAAGACCCCAG tgTCCTGTACTTCAGCGTCCACAGGCACGAGCAGGGATCTTTCTGGCCTCACCTGGCCGAGTCTGACGGGGGGTTCGTGGGCAGTGGACGAGCTGAAGGACTTACCATGAACCTGGCCTGGGACAAG ACGGGGATGACTGATGCTGATTACATCACTGCTTTTCAACAACTGCTGCTGCCTGTTGCCCacgag tttcaGCCTCAGCTTGTTCTGGTCTCTGCTGGATTCGATGCTGCAGTCGGAGATCCAAAG ggggAGATGTGTGTGGCTCCTCAGTGTTTCCATGTTCTGACTCACTTGTTGATGAGTTTGGCTGAAGGTCGACTGGTTCTTGCTCTCGAG GGAGGTTATAACCTGCAGTTGACAGCAGAGGGCGTTGCAGCCTGTGTCAGAGCTCTGCTGGGAGGAGCCTGTCCTTCTCTGACTCCGCCCTCTGCTATATCTGACAG tgcctTGCAGTCGCTCTCTCGGACCGTTAGTGCTCAGTATCCACACTGGGCGAGTCTGCAGGTGCTGG GAGGCGTCTCATTGGCTGAGGGCAGTGTCATCAGAGCAATGACTGATGAGCAGAGTAGGGAGGGGCCCAGCTCCGCCCCCTCTGTTGTCACCACAACAGGTCTGGTTTATGATGAGAGGATGATGGAGCATCTGAACATGTGGGACCG ACATCACCCGGAGCAACCTCAGAGAATCGCCAAGATCTTCTCCAAACACCAGCAGCTGGGACTGGTGGAGCGCTGCCAGAGGATACCAGCACGCCTggccacagaggaggagctgaccaTGTGTCACAG taagcAACATGTGAAGCTCATTAAATCGTCGTCGGGGATGAAGTCCAGAGATCTTCATAAACTGGGAGAAGAGTTTAATTCGATTTTCTTCAACAACCAGAGTTTTCATTCTGCTCAGCTTGCGGCTGGAGGCTGTTTTAACGCTGTGGAGAGAATCCTGAGAGgagag gtgaGTAACGGCGTGGCGATCGTTCGACCTCCTGGACATCACGCAGAGAGAGACTCTCCATGTGGCTTCTGCTTCTTTAACACGGCCGCGCTCGCCGCTCGCCACGCCCAGAAAATCTCCCATCATGCCCCACTGCGAGTCCTCATCCTGGACTGGGACGTTCACCATGGCAACGGGACACAACACATGTTCGAGGACGAtgacag TGTCCTGTACATCTCCCTCCATCGCTATGACAACGGGATATTCTTTCCATCGTCGGAGGACGCCGCCCCAAACCGAGTGGGTGTGGCCAAAGGGGCGGGGTTTAACGTCAACGTGGCGTGGAGCGGAGGACGGATGGGCGACGCTGACTACCTCGCAGCTTTTCACCACATTGTCATGCCGATAGCTAccgag TTTAACCCCGGTCTGGTCCTGGTGTCGGCCGGGTTCGACGCAGCGCGGGGTGACCCGCTAGGCGGATATCATGTGACCCCTGAGGGATACGCCCACCTCACACACCTGCTGATGTCACTGGCCGGGGGGCGGGTCCTCCTCATACTCGAG GGAGGTTACAACTTGTCGTCCATCTCTGAGTCCATGGCGTTGTGCACCAGCATGTTGCTAGGAGACCCTCCTCCACCCCTTGTgaccccactccccccccctcatcgCTGCGCTGTGGCAACAATCAGCGAGGTCATCCGACACCACGCCCCCTACTGGAGGTCCTTGAGGATAAACA TCCCAGAGTCTGTGCGGGCGTCCCTGCCCTCCCCGAAGCATCATGGGAAACGTAGTTCGAAAGGAAAAGGCAGAAAGTCCGAGCAGAGCGGCACTGACAGACCCCcgctgccccctgcaggagcGAAGGACTTAATG GCGGAGCAAAGTCTTGACCAGCTCACTCAGGGATTGGCCAGTTTGGACCTCAGTCACACTTCAGTCAGTCACACACCTGCAACGTCCACTCCAGTGGGCGGGGCCAGGTCGAAGGTCCGGCCCAGCCCGGAGGTCACGTGTGAGGGTGAAGTAAAGGCGGAGTCCACCAGTGTAGCCGTATGTGAGCAGAACCAATCAGCAGACAGCACACTGCCACAGACTCAG ATTGTTGTTGGAGACGAGGCTGCTGGAAGAGCGGGGGCGGAGCTTGAGGCAGCGGGGGCGTGTGGTTGGTCGAAGCCTCAGATTTGTGTGGAGCtgacgtgtggaggaggaacagaCGAA tcGTCTCTATACGTGGTCGACCCTCTCCCCTGGTGTCCTCACCTGGACTCTGTTAagcccctcccctcctcagGTATAAACATCTTCATGCCGTGTCAGGACTGTGGCTCTGAAGCTGAGAACTGGATCTGTCTCACCTGCTACCAG gtgttgTGTGGTCGGTATGTGAACGAACACATGGTGACTCACGGTGTCGTGTCTGAACATCCTCTGGTCCTGAGCTTCTCCGATCTCTCTGTGTGGTGTTACCGGTGTGAGTCCTACGTCCACAACCAG GTTCTGTTCGAAGCAAAAAATGCTGCTCACTGTGCGAAGTTTGGAGAAGAGATCCCTCCAtggagctga
- the hdac6 gene encoding histone deacetylase 6 isoform X2: MKSEPDPPGSGSKSARRSPRLSPQNEGKETRRGGESLKEMKRRGKMDRSRDQTEDELNNRLQTLNLSSRSSVSGTGLVYSDIFTHHQNLWEPSHVESPHRVTSIMKELETQELLSHCIRVEPREATEDELLLAHMKPYVDMIKSTQTMSESELHTLSEKYDSVYLHPESFKVCASAVGSVLQLVDQVMTSELRNGFAVIRPPGHHAQANEPNGFCVFNSVAIAARYAQVKHSASRVLIVDWDVHHGQGIQYLFQEDPSVLYFSVHRHEQGSFWPHLAESDGGFVGSGRAEGLTMNLAWDKTGMTDADYITAFQQLLLPVAHEFQPQLVLVSAGFDAAVGDPKGEMCVAPQCFHVLTHLLMSLAEGRLVLALEGGYNLQLTAEGVAACVRALLGGACPSLTPPSAISDSALQSLSRTVSAQYPHWASLQVLGGVSLAEGSVIRAMTDEQSREGPSSAPSVVTTTGLVYDERMMEHLNMWDRHHPEQPQRIAKIFSKHQQLGLVERCQRIPARLATEEELTMCHSKQHVKLIKSSSGMKSRDLHKLGEEFNSIFFNNQSFHSAQLAAGGCFNAVERILRGEVSNGVAIVRPPGHHAERDSPCGFCFFNTAALAARHAQKISHHAPLRVLILDWDVHHGNGTQHMFEDDDSVLYISLHRYDNGIFFPSSEDAAPNRVGVAKGAGFNVNVAWSGGRMGDADYLAAFHHIVMPIATEFNPGLVLVSAGFDAARGDPLGGYHVTPEGYAHLTHLLMSLAGGRVLLILEGGYNLSSISESMALCTSMLLGDPPPPLVTPLPPPHRCAVATISEVIRHHAPYWRSLRINIPESVRASLPSPKHHGKRSSKGKGRKSEQSGTDRPPLPPAGAKDLMAEQSLDQLTQGLASLDLSHTSVSHTPATSTPVGGARSKVRPSPEVTCEGEVKAESTSVAVCEQNQSADSTLPQTQIVVGDEAAGRAGAELEAAGACGWSKPQICVELTCGGGTDESSLYVVDPLPWCPHLDSVKPLPSSGINIFMPCQDCGSEAENWICLTCYQVLCGRYVNEHMVTHGVVSEHPLVLSFSDLSVWCYRCESYVHNQVLFEAKNAAHCAKFGEEIPPWS; the protein is encoded by the exons ATGAAGTCCGAACCGGATCCTCCAGGATCTGGATCTAAGTCAGCCAGAAGATCTCCTCGTCTGTCCCCTCAG AATGAAGGAAAggagacaagaagaggaggagagagtctcaaggagatgaagaggagaggaaagatgGACCGAAGCAGAGATCAGACGGAGGACGAGCTAAACAACAGACTGCAGACactg aaccTGTCCAGCAGATCTTCAGTCAGTGGTACTGGTCTTGTTTACTCTGACATCTTCACTCATCATCAGAACCTGTGGGAACCAAG tCATGTAGAGAGTCCACACAGAGTGACGTCCAtcatgaaggagctggagacacAAGAGCTGCTGTCTCACTGCATCAGAGTGGAG CCCAGAGAAGCCACAGAGGACGAGCTGCTTCTCGCTCACAT GAAACCTTATGTGGACATGATAAAATCGACTCAGACGATGTCAGAGAGTGAACTACACACTCTGTCTGAGAAATACGACTCTGTTTACCTGCATCct gagtcCTTCAAGGTGTGTGCGTCGGCGGTGGGTTCGGTGCTGCAGCTGGTGGATCAGGTGATGACCTCTGAACTCAGGAATGGATTCGCTGTCATCAG GCCTCCAGGTCATCACGCTCAGGCCAACGAGCCGAACGGATTCTGTGTTTTCAACAGCGTCGCCATCGCTGCTCGCTACGCTCAGGTCAAACACTCAgccagcag agtgtTGATAGTGGACTGGGATGTGCATCATGGCCAGGGGATCCAGTACCTGTTTCAGGAAGACCCCAG tgTCCTGTACTTCAGCGTCCACAGGCACGAGCAGGGATCTTTCTGGCCTCACCTGGCCGAGTCTGACGGGGGGTTCGTGGGCAGTGGACGAGCTGAAGGACTTACCATGAACCTGGCCTGGGACAAG ACGGGGATGACTGATGCTGATTACATCACTGCTTTTCAACAACTGCTGCTGCCTGTTGCCCacgag tttcaGCCTCAGCTTGTTCTGGTCTCTGCTGGATTCGATGCTGCAGTCGGAGATCCAAAG ggggAGATGTGTGTGGCTCCTCAGTGTTTCCATGTTCTGACTCACTTGTTGATGAGTTTGGCTGAAGGTCGACTGGTTCTTGCTCTCGAG GGAGGTTATAACCTGCAGTTGACAGCAGAGGGCGTTGCAGCCTGTGTCAGAGCTCTGCTGGGAGGAGCCTGTCCTTCTCTGACTCCGCCCTCTGCTATATCTGACAG tgcctTGCAGTCGCTCTCTCGGACCGTTAGTGCTCAGTATCCACACTGGGCGAGTCTGCAGGTGCTGG GAGGCGTCTCATTGGCTGAGGGCAGTGTCATCAGAGCAATGACTGATGAGCAGAGTAGGGAGGGGCCCAGCTCCGCCCCCTCTGTTGTCACCACAACAGGTCTGGTTTATGATGAGAGGATGATGGAGCATCTGAACATGTGGGACCG ACATCACCCGGAGCAACCTCAGAGAATCGCCAAGATCTTCTCCAAACACCAGCAGCTGGGACTGGTGGAGCGCTGCCAGAGGATACCAGCACGCCTggccacagaggaggagctgaccaTGTGTCACAG taagcAACATGTGAAGCTCATTAAATCGTCGTCGGGGATGAAGTCCAGAGATCTTCATAAACTGGGAGAAGAGTTTAATTCGATTTTCTTCAACAACCAGAGTTTTCATTCTGCTCAGCTTGCGGCTGGAGGCTGTTTTAACGCTGTGGAGAGAATCCTGAGAGgagag gtgaGTAACGGCGTGGCGATCGTTCGACCTCCTGGACATCACGCAGAGAGAGACTCTCCATGTGGCTTCTGCTTCTTTAACACGGCCGCGCTCGCCGCTCGCCACGCCCAGAAAATCTCCCATCATGCCCCACTGCGAGTCCTCATCCTGGACTGGGACGTTCACCATGGCAACGGGACACAACACATGTTCGAGGACGAtgacag TGTCCTGTACATCTCCCTCCATCGCTATGACAACGGGATATTCTTTCCATCGTCGGAGGACGCCGCCCCAAACCGAGTGGGTGTGGCCAAAGGGGCGGGGTTTAACGTCAACGTGGCGTGGAGCGGAGGACGGATGGGCGACGCTGACTACCTCGCAGCTTTTCACCACATTGTCATGCCGATAGCTAccgag TTTAACCCCGGTCTGGTCCTGGTGTCGGCCGGGTTCGACGCAGCGCGGGGTGACCCGCTAGGCGGATATCATGTGACCCCTGAGGGATACGCCCACCTCACACACCTGCTGATGTCACTGGCCGGGGGGCGGGTCCTCCTCATACTCGAG GGAGGTTACAACTTGTCGTCCATCTCTGAGTCCATGGCGTTGTGCACCAGCATGTTGCTAGGAGACCCTCCTCCACCCCTTGTgaccccactccccccccctcatcgCTGCGCTGTGGCAACAATCAGCGAGGTCATCCGACACCACGCCCCCTACTGGAGGTCCTTGAGGATAAACA TCCCAGAGTCTGTGCGGGCGTCCCTGCCCTCCCCGAAGCATCATGGGAAACGTAGTTCGAAAGGAAAAGGCAGAAAGTCCGAGCAGAGCGGCACTGACAGACCCCcgctgccccctgcaggagcGAAGGACTTAATG GCGGAGCAAAGTCTTGACCAGCTCACTCAGGGATTGGCCAGTTTGGACCTCAGTCACACTTCAGTCAGTCACACACCTGCAACGTCCACTCCAGTGGGCGGGGCCAGGTCGAAGGTCCGGCCCAGCCCGGAGGTCACGTGTGAGGGTGAAGTAAAGGCGGAGTCCACCAGTGTAGCCGTATGTGAGCAGAACCAATCAGCAGACAGCACACTGCCACAGACTCAG ATTGTTGTTGGAGACGAGGCTGCTGGAAGAGCGGGGGCGGAGCTTGAGGCAGCGGGGGCGTGTGGTTGGTCGAAGCCTCAGATTTGTGTGGAGCtgacgtgtggaggaggaacagaCGAA tcGTCTCTATACGTGGTCGACCCTCTCCCCTGGTGTCCTCACCTGGACTCTGTTAagcccctcccctcctcagGTATAAACATCTTCATGCCGTGTCAGGACTGTGGCTCTGAAGCTGAGAACTGGATCTGTCTCACCTGCTACCAG gtgttgTGTGGTCGGTATGTGAACGAACACATGGTGACTCACGGTGTCGTGTCTGAACATCCTCTGGTCCTGAGCTTCTCCGATCTCTCTGTGTGGTGTTACCGGTGTGAGTCCTACGTCCACAACCAG GTTCTGTTCGAAGCAAAAAATGCTGCTCACTGTGCGAAGTTTGGAGAAGAGATCCCTCCAtggagctga